ATGTATTTCTTTTAGTAATTTGCCTATCTTCATTGTAGCGTAAAATAGAACTAGGAGCAAGATTTTAAGGAGATTTTCGTGAAATGGAGCACTGTTAAAACGTGAAGAACCGTTTAAAGAGCTGAAAACACTTTCAAATTTCAAAGAATTGTGATATACTAAACACAGTTGATTTGAGGAGGTGCTATGGAAACTCTAAAGAAACTAGCAGGCATCAAGGCTGCTGAATTTGTCGAAGACGGGATGGTGGTCGGTCTGGGAACAGGTTCGACTGCTTACTATTTTGTCGAGGAAATTGGTCGACGTATCAAAGAGGAAGGCTTGCAGATTACTGCAGTCACCACCTCTAGCGTGACTAGCAAGCAAGCAGAAGGCTTGGGCATTCCGCTGAAATCCATTGATGAAGTGGATCAGGTCGATGTGACCGTTGATGGAGCCGATGAAGTGGATCCTCAGTTCAACGGCATCAAAGGCGGAGGCGGAGCCCTGCTGATGGAGAAAGTTGTCGCGACCCCTACCAAGGACTACATCTGGGTGGTTGATGAAAGCAAATTGGTTCAAAAGCTAGGTGCTTTCAAGCTGCCAGTCGAAGTAGTGCAATATGGTGCAGAGCAAGTTTTCCGTCGCTTTGCTGAGGCAGGCTACAAGCCAAGTTTCCGTGAAAAAAATGGCCAACGTTTTATCACGGATATGCAGAACTTCATTATTGATCTAGATCTAGGTGTAATCGAAAATCCAGTCGAATTTGGCCGAGAATTAGATCATATCGTGGGCGTTGTTGAGCACGGCCTTTTCACCAAAATGGTCAACAAGGTGATCGTCGCAGGACAAGGTGGCGTGAACATTTTAGAAACAGACAACTAGA
Above is a window of Streptococcus cristatus ATCC 51100 DNA encoding:
- the rpiA gene encoding ribose-5-phosphate isomerase RpiA is translated as METLKKLAGIKAAEFVEDGMVVGLGTGSTAYYFVEEIGRRIKEEGLQITAVTTSSVTSKQAEGLGIPLKSIDEVDQVDVTVDGADEVDPQFNGIKGGGGALLMEKVVATPTKDYIWVVDESKLVQKLGAFKLPVEVVQYGAEQVFRRFAEAGYKPSFREKNGQRFITDMQNFIIDLDLGVIENPVEFGRELDHIVGVVEHGLFTKMVNKVIVAGQGGVNILETDN